CACAGACCCCCCACCGCTCTACAGTCCAAACAGAATCCTAAAAAACAAATTCAAGGCCCAGTATATTTTGATGTTGAATGCCATCTCCTAACTGAAGGTtccccagtttgtttgttttttgtttttgttttttttagctgccccatcatctgcaccgtttcagtggcattatactcccacgccgctcatttagattcctccatactcggccacacctgggttcatccgtcacagttctagcatcggcagtccgcagggaaccatcgatgttaggtcgccaggaggccacacaccagaggagaccctgcactgctgctgagccactttggtggtgttcagtggtgcttgttctgatttcacgtactcaggacaccacctactaagccccctactaatgacaataaaggcttagtcgcggagccagagtgagtgagtgaccctcccagagtggagaccgccaccacgtccctcaaacaacagccccccatgattCTGCCGACACGGTTCCCCAGTTTCCATACAGTGTTTGCTTTCCCTAAAGCacatcttcctgtcttctttcccaTCATCTTTGATGTCTGTATGCAACTCTTTTCCCTAACCcgcccttccaccctctcttcatgaaatcaaagacagtggctaaatatGCACAATACTGCAGTACATCTTAAAATACAGGGTAAATAATTTGATTGAGAACACCAGATCTCATAATTAAATCGATGTAACAAGCCGAATAGAATAATTAAGATAAGATGCCAGGCTTTTTCGGATGAACAAGTTGGATAAACATGTATAGTTTTGATAATTTATCAAAATTATTCACGTTTATCCAAATTGTGCAATCGTATTGGACTTATCAGATAAGTGTGATTTTCAGCACGGAACAAACAAAGCGTGTGTTTCAAACAAGTTGACTTTGGGGAATGAAATGAAGCTCAAAATGGGCAGGAGAAACAAACCTACAATGTGATTTTTACCAGCAAGACTTTCCCTACAGACCAATTCCAGCGCGCTTCCTGACAACAGTAAACCTTTCCTATGTGTAAACCTTTCCTGACCTGTGTAAACCTTTCCTGACCAGTGCAGACACTCTGTCCCAAACCGAGTCCAGGCTCAGCAGGGGGAAAAAATAACAAGTGTGAATGGTCTCCTGTTTACCAGCCTTTACAAGCAAGGCTGGCGAGGAGGAAGGGGcactgtgagggggtggggtggggtgcgaacAAGTATCTGAAAATAAAACTAGTGTTTTCAACTTTACCAAGCCCAAATAAAAGTTCACACGCTTATGTCACATTTAACTTACTATGCTTCTGTTTGGACAGCGGCTTCACCTCAAGCTGGGGCCAGCTTGCAAACAATGACGACATACTGACGCACAGACCCTGACAACACTGATCATGACGTCAACACAGATCATGACATCAACGCTGCCATGACAAAACTATCATGGCATCAACAACTGGTTCTGCAGCTAGCCAGGCCTGGGCAGGACTGACAACACTGTACGATGATCAGCTACACGGGATTGGGAAGGCGGCCGGGACTGGAAGGGTGGACGACACACCACAGAGAAGATCTGGAGCTAGCAAAACACTCAACACTTGTCCCTTCCACCACCCCAACAACTGACTGACCGGCGAAGAAAAACCCATCCGCTTTTGAACTGGAACAAGCTCTTGTCTTAACTCCTCTCTGCTTAAACCTACCCACGAGATTCATGTTCAAGTTCCGTCTCTGCATTATCTCAACCCCCATCAGGTGCCAATTCTTTTCAAAACAGAAACAGCTGCTGCCTCATATATCCTCCCTGGTCTTTCAAGCAAGCAAAGCTATTTTTCAACGCCCTTTCTGGTCTTTCAAGCAAGCAAAACTATTCTTCAACGCCTTCTTTGGTCTTTGAAACAGGCAAAACTATCCTTCAACGCCTTCTTTGGTCTTTCAAGCAGGCAAAACTGGTCtcctacaccctctctctttcaagcaaGCAAAAATGTCCTTCAGCGCCCTCTCTGGTCTTTTAAGCTAGCAAAACTTCCTCCAACACACTCTGGTCTTTCAAACAGGCAAAACTGTTTTTCAATGCCTTCTCTGGTCTTTCAAGTAAGCAAAACCGTTCTTCAATGCCCTCTCTATTTCAAGCAAGCAAAACTGTCCTACATGCTGTCAAAACCATCTCCGCAGTCCTTGCAAGTGTGGGCAGTGACTGTTGCATGTCTATCcgtacccctctctgtgtctcctctctccgCAGCCAGGCAGCAGGACGTCTGcctgacaacacagcaacagcacctGTGGCTGTGAGCCTCCTTCATGAGAGGCCATGGATTTGAACCACAACATATTCCTCCCCCTAGGGCCAAGTTATCTAGGTTTCCGCAGGGTCAGGTAACACCGCAGCTGGTGCTTCCTGCGCCCTTTCCCCGACCTCCACACGAACACGGACAGGACAAACAcacgacagacaaagacagagacgaccTCCAGCCAACACACAGACCCTGCACGGGTCCCTCGTGGTGTGCAGTCAGGTCTCAGAGGCTTGCAGGACTCCCTTTCGCGGCCACGGCAACACGTCGCACACACCTCCCTCATCACGACACTCAGtcctcgtgttgttgttgttgctgttgcccaTGGCGATACCGTTTCCTGCAGCGCAAGCCCCGTGCCGAGACCCCTGCACGCAGTCTCCTAAATGATAGGAGGAGCGAAGGACTGCGGCTCGGTGGCCTGCTggaacagtggagtggtggcggtAGGGGTGGTTGGGGAGCGGGGCGAGCGGGCCTTGGAGTACTGGGTGTAGGTGAGGGTGTAGTTCTTGAAGCAGCAGAGCTGGTGGTCGTTGCGGCTGTAGCCCGGGATGGTGTCCGCCTGCTCCAGCGTCTTGTGGGTGTCCCGCGCGATGGACGCCTGGAAACACGCCCGGTCACACACGTTCGTCACACAACCCCTCTTGATCCTTTCACTTCcgaactatttgtgatttttttgcaaaataatcaccaacctcttaaaaaaagaaaaaaagaaaaaaaaaaaatcacaaaaattacaACTGTGCTCAGAAGTATGTAAAAAACATActttttcttgaaggaaaatgaatggagattCCAAGAATATAATCATCATAACTTCAGTACTGACATGATGAAATAACTCCAAATCAGAACATAACTCGgcatttttttgggggaaaacgcagaatattttgaaaaatatatatataaaaaaatgaaaattcaagtttgtttatttCATGGGTGGAAATGGTGCCAATATATTTGCAAATGTGTTAGACACAACAACCACGTGCGATTATGTTGTTTCCTGCACTATCatgttttaaacataaacactatacataaccactcacacacacacccatacacacaccttccTACCCAAATagccacaaacacaatcacacaatatAACTACACAAAAGCccactgtaaacaatatttctacttgaagctttcatctggacAGTTTCATAGTAAATGAAAACCCCATAATGAAGGGTTTAAGCTAAAATATTGGGGTGGTTTAAGACCCTCTTCTGACAtgatcccacccccttcctgttgatgtaccttgtagcATGCAAACATCATCAGGATAACTAGAATCACGTCAGTTGATCAACAtcactttcgtttttgttttttttaatcacgatTTCATAGTTGTTTCTGTTGACGTTGggtggaaaatcaaacaaaattctagccacctcttctgtactgtacgttctggcagccatgttgaaCACAGTCAACAAGCTGCACACTGACCTTGTTGGCAAAGATTGTCATGAGGAACTGTCCAGGACGGAACACGTTCAGCACCTTCTCTATCAGGTCATGGTACgtctcctgcaacacacacccacacacacttcactttcagtttctccaggcctggaggtgtcactgcatttggacaaatcaatatacaatacagcacacctgctaggcagataaCTGACAGCGGCATAACTCAACatactagtcaggccttgactgtaTGCATGTATAACTGTGTACCTGTCAAAATGGATTTCTTCGAAAGAATTCTGCCTGAGGACAACagtctcattgccatgggtttttgggggttttttttcagtgcaacaaatgcatgcttcacatgggacctcCATTTATTGTCTAATCTGAacgaccagacactcagtttgatttctgCAGTCAAAATCAAACGAAAGGGCGAAAAAGgactcaaacccagaccctcacaaacactgtactggcagatgcaCACACTGCTATGTCCTATTGTGGAGGTGCTCTGTTGCGACATGTTCTCCCAGGAGAAAACAGTGCAAAATTCACACAGCGATTGTGATTTTGTGACagaaataaataatacaaaaaagaaaaaaaaaaaaaaaaaaaaagaagaagaaagttccaCTCCAAGTGGCACACCGATCGTGGAGTGACTATGAACTTGTAACATGCACCCTATCTGCGGCTGACCCTCCAACAAAGGGGGGTTTATTATCATTGATACTAAAAACAGTGCCTATCTTCAATCAGCGACTGAACTCTCAGCCttttacaaacacacagcagGCAATGGATGACACCCTGCATCTGCTCACAATCAATGCCCTGACATGCACCAAGTGAGCTGCTTGGGACCAACCACCACAGCGAAGTTATCAACGTTCTGTACTGAAGATTGGAAGGAGCAGGTTTAATCAGCAGGGAttttttcagcccgtggccggctcctactaCCCTGAAGTTGAGCGAGCTTTGGGCTCAGATGGGAAGACAGTCGAATGCCATCCACTTCACAAATGCGTCTTTGGGAATGCTGTTCAGCTTTCCTGACCAACAACACAGGTGTCCATATCTCTCAACGTGGTTGATGCAAAGATATATTctgagagtacaaccttgtcaagcAATCCCACACCTAGACAAGCGCCCTAAGCAgcatctttgtcacacacacacacacccatcatgatcaaaatacaaaaaacaaaatatcccaagttctgaaacatacacagagaaaaaataataataaaagaaaaaaaaacacgaaaggagTCTTGTTCTTTTGGAAGGGCTTACCTGGGGAACGTTGCTCTCAAAACTGACGTAGCTACAGTGAGGCTCTGGGGTGACGTGGATTGTGATGTAATGACCctgacaaacacaacaaacacaaacctcATGAACAGATAtgacaacagaaacacaaaccTCATGAACAGATAtgacaacagaaacacaaaccTCATGAACAGATAtgacaacagaaacacaaaccTCATGAACAGACCTCGACACCAGTAACACAAACATCACATataaataattatcatcatcaccttggACAGCACACTGCACAGCCAGACAAAGCCTGTGACACTGAACTATCTGTTCTGTTCACTGGAGATAATAATGATCGCCCAAAACCAAAAGATCACAGGAACGCTCATCTAACACAAAATTATTCACTATAttcagaggtggagagagagactgaacacacacgcagaggcacacaAACAAGAGTAACTCAAAAACAGATGAACAGATAAGGAGCCATGCAAAAGATTGCTGATCTGTGGGAACCAATCCCCagtttatcataatcatcattattatcgatacttacatagcacctctCTTTGACCAGAGATCATTACATATCAATCAAAATGTTATTTTAAAGTCTGCACAAAAATTCTTTGACACAGACTGTTGGGCCACACTTTTACGATAATATAACACATCATTAATTTCataccatctttctgtctgtcatgtgtgggtgtaggtgtgcacatatgttcacatgaaaaatgtgtgagtgtatgtttgtgtttatcaAATGTTATgtagataataacaacaacaataacaataatagcaatatcattatcatcatcattattaacaataatagcaatatcattatcatcatcattatcattattttcatgaatgataataatgtacattaatACAGTGCTTGCCCTGCGGTTCTACACGCATTTTATAATACATGGAGTATGAGTAAGGTACAGGAAttcaagaagaaaaataaaagtcaAGATACAAACTCGCTTAACAAATTTACTATTTATAGAAAAACAAACTAACGTCAATCACAACTCATACACCTCTCCCATGtcacccccccacaaacacacacacacactgatgcacccACAAGTACAAATCCATAATACATCTAGTCCATCCTCATCATTCAGATAGCAGATAGACAGAGGTGGGAATGAGAAGAAAGCCGACGaagactgacaacacacacacacagacaggggccaTCACTCACGTCAGGCAGCAGTCCGTTCATGGAGTAGCCGCACGGCTCAAACAGGAAGTCGTCTATCTGCATCCCAGGGATGATGTCAACGATGCCGGATTTCTGGGGGACAGTCACAATTGTTTGTTTAACATCCGGGGCCCGGTGTGTCCATGTGAcactgcaaattgttgcatgtgcgttacgtagtgtgtgtgtgtgtgtgtgtgtgtgtgtgtgtgtgtgtgtgttgcgtgtatggTGGGGcctgaatgtgtgtttttgtcagtTAAGGATTGGGCCTGGGTGTCTGTGTGAAACTGCAGATTGCTGAATGTGCgttacgtagtgtgtgtgtgtgtgtgtgtgtgtgtgtgtgtgtgtgtgtgtgtgtgtgtgtgtgtgtgtgtgtgtgtgtgtgtatgagagagacactgtgtgcgtgcgtgtttgtgtgtgcgtgtgtgtgtgtgtgtgtgttcgtgtgtgtgtgtgtgtgagtgtgtgtgtgtgtgcgggtgtgtgtgtgcatgtgtgtgtgtgtgtatgtatgagagagacactgtgtgcgtgcgtgtttgtgtgcgtgtgtgtgtgtgtgtgcctgttcgtgtgtgcgcgtgcgcgcgtcagacactgtgtgtgtgaatttatatgtgtgtgcatgtgtgtgcatctgcataACTGTAAAAGTATGTTGGCGTGCGAGGGTGTGCATAAGTTCACTGAACATGGCCCATTTTTATTTCAATCACTTGCCATCTATGCGTCCTTCAATTCTATTTCAATCTATTTACttaatcatttattttgtttatttatttcattattcaaAAAAAGATTTAGAGCATTCTATATAAACCTAacgtaggctctcaaggcctgaccagcatgtctGGTTTATGGGTGGGTCAAGCATTTGCAagcagatgtgtagtgtatatgaatcAGTTGCATGCTTTGACGCTTCCTTGATGCAGAGCTGTATTTCCATCTGCATGACTAACGGTTTGTCACCACTGTTTGTATTATATTACTGTAAAGTTtggttcttcctctgatactcgacttctcaggatacctcatgtcagaagtaagacctatggacatagatcgttttcttttcaatcaccaaagacgtggaacaagctccctgataacctccatcattctgattccctcgcatcttttaaatctcatctcaaaactcgCCTTATCCCTCAGCAATGAGTTcgattgtggcaggtccacttcctttgagttagctgtgcttgactatgtatgtatacatatgtatgtgtacataactacatgcatgtatatgaatgtgtattgtgtgtgcgtgtgtttatggaagtttgtgcctgcctatgtgtgcgtatgtgttagggtagctgttagatacacatgcatgttaaaatgtatgtatgcagtgtgtgtgtgtgtgcgcgtgtgtgtgcgtgcgtgcgtgtgtgtgtagtcacatttcggtgtgtgtatgtaacatagatgtaatgttttatgttaacaaaagcgtttctgtaaagcacccagagcagatttctggatagtgtgctacagaagtatccattattattattattattattataagccgcaactttttctcccagcttcaacctctgtggcttatacaatgatgcggcttatttgaggattttaacgatcccgggagtgtcacgttcttgtctaAGCTTCCCTTCaagttcaactcaccaaaatcatgatttctgtccatgaatttttggatgagcttactgtgctaactgttcacgatttaaaaatcaaatctgcacacattaaaaccttcagatcagcattcaggtctgctctgctcaagcgcacaccctcatcatgccaaaaattcaacgttatgcctatgatgtagccttcaaattgaaggcgattgacctagcagacaacagtgcaagtgacgaaccagcagcgacctccaccttgcgttcatgttcatcaagtgaaggtgaggctgaagtcagtgacaagacgGTGGAGAAAGCTGCATTtgttctcttcaactcagacacttcttcttcttcttccgcattcactcatatgcacacgagtgggcttttacgtgtatgaccgtttttaccccaccatgtaggcagccatactccgttttcgggggtgtgcatgctgggtatgttcttgtttccataacccaccgaacgccgacatggaacagacactgaagacgaagatttcagtggattcagtgagcaggaccaCACTGAATAAATTTGACTATCcttaaattatggatcttattttcattgcgtttatttttgtgtgtgtgtgtggcactagcagtattttcgtttgcttttctttgtgttgtttccgattgtgtttatttcataacctacagtattgacagcttttctgtagtatcggtatgtgttccggtaccagtaataagtgcagcttataagccagtgcagcttatgtgtgtatgaagttcaatttttttcaaaatttagtgggtgctgCTCAATAGACTGAACTTCACGGTACACTGTGCTTTATCATATTTTCTCATATCAGAGAGAGGGCATGACTACAGTGCAAcgccacccctctttttttttttggcctgtaagtgtatttgttttcttatcaaagtggatttttcaacagaattttgcagggacaatacttttgttgctgtgggttcttaacATGCACAAAATGTATACTATACAGGAGagcacggtttatcgtctcatcctaatgactagcgtctatccataccactcaaggtctagtggaggaggactATACACTGGCAAGTGTGGGGAGATTCAaaccggtgcgctcagattctctcgcttcctaggcggcggGTATGTTACCACCACGCTatgtgacagaaagacaaaacctACCTGTGTGGCTTCCTTGCCATCGGCACACTCCTCCTTGGTGAAGATGTGCATCTTCTCTGGACACATGTCCCACATCAGCAGCTGTCGACAGGCAACCACAGCATGTGTTGTCAACAATGGGCCTCTTACAATATCCATAATCTTctgcttctgcgttcacttgtatgcacacgagtgggcttttacatgtatgaccgtttttacctcgccatgtaggcagtcatactccgttttcgggggtgtgcatgctgggtatgttcttgtttccataacccaccgaacgctgacatggattacaggattttaacgtgcgtatttgatcttctgcttgcatatacacacgaagggggttcaggcactagcaggtctgcacacatgttgacctgggagatcgtaaaaatctccaccctttacccaccaggcgccgtcagcgtgattcgaacccgggaccctcagattgacagtccaacgctttaaccactcggctattgcgcccgtctatccaTCATCAATAGTGAGTGCCTCTACCAACATGCATCATCAATAAGGGGTCCTCCTTCAGACCCAAATCATCGATAATGTGTCCCTCTTCCAAACTGCATCATCAGTAATAGGTCACTCTTCCAACATGCATCATTAAAAATGGATCCCTCTTCCAATGGGTCCCTCTTCCAACATCAATCATCAATTATAGGATCCTCATATAACATCCATCATTAATGAGTCCCTCTTCCAACACACATCACCAAATGGGTCTCTCTTATAACATGCATCATCAATAATGGGTCCGTCTTCTAGCATACATCGTTAATAATGGGTCCCTCTTCCGACACACATCATCAATAATGGGTCCCTCTTCCAACACACATTATCAATAATGGGTCCGTCTTCTAGCATGCATCGTTAATAATGGGTCCCTCTtccaacacacatcatcaatAATGGGTCCCTCTtccaacacacatcatcaatAATGGGTCCCTCTtccaacacacatcatcaatAATGGGTCCCTCTtccaacacacatcatcaatAATGGGTCCTTCTtccaacacacatcatcaatAATGGTCCGTCTTCTAGCATGCATCGTTAATAATGGGTCCCTCTtccaacacacatcatcagtAATGAGTCCCTCTTCCAACACATATCATCAATAATGAGTCCCTCTtccaacacacatcatcaatAATGAGTCCCTCTtccaacacacatcatcagtAATGGGTCCCTattcaacacacatcatcaataATGGGTCCCtcttcaacacacatcatcaataATGAGTCCCTCTtccaacacacatcatcaatAATGGGTCCTTCTTCCAACACATATCATCAATAATGGGTCCCTCTTCCAGCACACATCATCAATAATGGGTCCCTCTtccaacacacatcatcaatAATGGGTCCCTCTtccaacacacatcatcaatAATGGGTCCCTCTtccaacacacatcatcaatAATGGGTCCCTCTtccaacacacatcatcaatAATGGGTCCCTCTtccaacacacatcatcaatAATGGGTCCCTCTTCATAATGCAACCACAGAAAGACAGGTGCATCACTTTCACAGAAGGCCacgtgtgaaacacacacaaaacacacacacaaagagacactgacacacaacactgacatgaacacactgacactcacttcAAAGGTCTGATCTGGCTTGGTCACCCCCTCATCTTCCAGTGTGTACAGGTACCtgaagacacaaacagaaaccaGTTGAGACTCTTGTTGTACTGTACAAGAGGAAAAGATACCCGAATAAAATATCATTACTTGtagtaaatacaacaacaaccaaaaaaaaacttagccatatgcacagcacaggagcaggagtcaagatggctgccggaaaaagagggcgctagtcaggggtgcaaaggggaggtaacctacttcgggaggttattggccgtagctagtttcgttttctctgcataggcgggtagtagtttgcacaggacaggaatcagacccctgccggagtttgcactagtgggtcacggttaagtatgtgtactTAAAATACCATTACTTGTAGTGCATGTGGCTTATAATCCATCAATGACTGCTATACTTGCATCTCAGCAAACTTGTGCAGGTgaggatgatgagagagagagagagacagagagactgagactgagagagagagagagatgagacacagagagagatgagacagagaaagaaagagaagacagtgagtatcagacagagtgagagagaaagacagacagcatgagagaaagacagtgatacagtcataaagtcacacatacacacacacagagacaaagagagagaagacatttaGAGagttgaagagacagacagacagacatgcaaacagagaaAAGATAatgagtcacacagagagagacatgaagagagagagagacagagggacagacagagaaacagacagacagagagacacactgacacagagtgagagagaaagacagagagtaacagagacagaaaagacagtgagtcagaaagagagagaaaagacagcgagtcagagagagaaaagacaagtcagagagagagagaggcagacagacatgaggGACAGACAGTGCACAGCTGACAGTGATGACCTCACCAGCAGTCTCTGTTGATGCGGCCCAGTGTGTATGCTGAACCATCTGTAAACACAGCACACCCATGGTAAGTACatggacagaaactgagaaaatcatactattcatagctacctcacacacacacacacacacacacaaaacagtaacaacaaaaaacacaaacaaaaaatacttgccatatatatatatatggttatcTCCCCTCCCACATTCCTGACCTCAAATCATCTCCAGTGTTGACAATTTTTGGCAACCCACTGCTgaagtactccccccccccccccccaattctttGCAGAACAGTCCAGTTGGTTTACTGTTATAGTTGTTTAGTTACTCATTGTAAGGATGTCAGATTGTTACCTCAATGAATGATCTCATGTATAACACCTTCCATGACTGatctcacacacaacaccctccctgaataatctcacacacaacacgctTCCTGAATGATCTCACACATGACATGCTTCCTGAATGATCTCACACACGACACACTCCCTGAATGATCTCATACACAACACACTCCTTAAATGATttaacacacaacaccctccctgaatgatctcacacacaacacactccctgaatgatctcacacacaacacactccctgAATGATCTCAAACATGACAAACTCCCTGAAtgatctcacacacaacacactctctgaatgatctcacacacaacacactccctggaagatctcacacacaacacactccctgAATGATCTCACACATGACACACTCCCTGAAAGATCTCATACATAACACATTCCCTGAATgatctcaacacaacacactccacactccCTGAATAATCTCACAGACGACACACTCCCTGAATGATCTCACACACGACACACTCGCTGAAtgatctcacacacaacacactccctgAATGatcttacacacaacacactccctgAATGATCTTACACACAACACGCTCCCTGAATGATCTCACACACGACACACTCTCTGAGTGATCtcatacacaacacactgcctgaaTTTAACTCCATTAATGATCATGATCTCCGGGTCAAAGTTCACTTACTTGGAAAGATTTTGTCCAGCTCTTGCACctgcaacagaaacaaacaactcgTCCATTGCTGTGTAAGGGGGGCACCGTTGTACCAAGTTTTGCATCAATAAAAACAGATCAacccataatcattatcatcgtttTCTTACAACACAAAAGTTCTCCACGCTGCTTCCTCCAGCGTCGTATAATCAATTCATTCACTCCA
The window above is part of the Babylonia areolata isolate BAREFJ2019XMU chromosome 23, ASM4173473v1, whole genome shotgun sequence genome. Proteins encoded here:
- the LOC143297998 gene encoding S-adenosylmethionine decarboxylase proenzyme-like produces the protein MASVGSSQHFFEGTEKLLEVWFDSSDGRNVDLRTILKSDWDKLLQLVRCEIISVSSNADMDAYVLSESSMFVTKNRFILKTCGTTTLLWCVDALLSLVKKTVGFDKVVDIFYSRKNFSRPELQVGVHQNFENEVQELDKIFPNGSAYTLGRINRDCWYLYTLEDEGVTKPDQTFELLMWDMCPEKMHIFTKEECADGKEATQKSGIVDIIPGMQIDDFLFEPCGYSMNGLLPDGHYITIHVTPEPHCSYVSFESNVPQETYHDLIEKVLNVFRPGQFLMTIFANKASIARDTHKTLEQADTIPGYSRNDHQLCCFKNYTLTYTQYSKARSPRSPTTPTATTPLFQQATEPQSFAPPII